From Micromonospora echinospora:
CGATCACCCGCTCCGGCACCACCACCGAGGTGCTCGACCTGCTCACCGCGCTGCGCGGGCGGATCCCCACCACGGTCCTGGTCGGCGACCCGGACTCGGCCGCCGTCGCGACGGCCGACGCCACTGTCGCGCTGCCTTTCGCCGACGAACGGTCGGTGGTGCAGACCCGCTTCGCCACCACCGCGCTCGCGCTGCTGCGCGCCCACCTCGGCGAGGACCTCAGCCGGCTGGCCGCCGACGCGGAGGTGGCCGTCCGGGCCCCGCTGCCGATCGACCCGGCCGGCATCGAGCAGGTCACCTTCCTCGGCCGCGGCTGGACCGTCGGGCTGGCCCAGGAGGCCGCGCTGAAGTGCCGCGAGGCGGCCACGTTCTGGGCCGAGGCGTACCCGGCCATGGACTACCGGCACGGCCCGATCTCGGTCGCCGCCCCCGGCCGGCTGGTGTGGGCGCTCGGCGAGATCCCGGACGGCCTGCCCGAGGACGTGGCCGCCACCGGCGCCGCGTTCGTGCACAGCCGCACGCACGGCTGGCGCACGGTGCTGACGAGCTGGTCGGCCGGCCGCAACCCGGTCGACCCGATGGCCGACCTGATCCTGGCACAGCGCTTCGCTGTCGCGCTCGCGACCACCCGTGGCCTCGACCCGGACGCGCCGCGTCACCTGACCCGGTCCGTGGTCCTGGCATGAGCGAACGCACCGAGCGCAGCGAGGGCCGTGAGCGCATGCCCAGCCAGCACGGCATGAGCGAACGCACCGAGCGCAGCGAGGGCCGTGAGCGCATGCCCAGCCAGCACGGCATGAGCGAACGCACCGAGCGCAGCGAGGGCCGTGAGCGCATGCCCAGCCAGCACGGCATGAGCGAGCGAAGCGAGCCCACGGCGTGAGCTCGGGCGACGAGGTCGTCGTCGCGCTGGACGTGGGCGGCACCGGGATGAAGTGCGCCCTGGTCCGGCCGGACGGCACGACTGTGCACACCGAACGGCACGCCACCGACGCCCAGCGTGGACCGGAGGCCGTGGTCGGCACGATCCTCGACGTGGCCGAAGGACTGGCCGGCAAGGCCCGCGCCGACGGCCACACGCCGGTGGCCTGCGGCATCGCCGTACCCGGGGTGGTCGACGAGGCGCGCGGCGTGGCGGTCTGGTCGGCCAACGTGGGCTTCCGGGACGTACCCCTGCGGGAGCTGGCGCGCACGCGGCTCGGACTGCCCGCGGCGCTCGGCCACGACGTGCGCGTGGGCGGCCTGGCCGAGGCGCGGCTCGGGGCCGGGCGGGACGCCGGCCACGTGCTGTTCGTCGCGATCGGCACCGGCATCGCCGCCGCCCACGTGGTCGACGGGTCGGCCGCCACCGGCGCGCACGGCGCCGCCGGGGAGATCGGCCACATCCTGGTACGCCCCGGCGGCCCGCGCTGCGGATGCGGGCGGACCGGCTGCCTGGAGGCGGTGTCGTCGGCCTCGGCGATCGGACGCCGGTACGCCGAGCTGTCCGGCGCGCCCACCACCGCGGCCGAGGTGGCCGACCGGGCGGCCGCCGGTGAACCGCTCGCCGTCGAGGTGTGGCAG
This genomic window contains:
- a CDS encoding ROK family protein, which produces MSSGDEVVVALDVGGTGMKCALVRPDGTTVHTERHATDAQRGPEAVVGTILDVAEGLAGKARADGHTPVACGIAVPGVVDEARGVAVWSANVGFRDVPLRELARTRLGLPAALGHDVRVGGLAEARLGAGRDAGHVLFVAIGTGIAAAHVVDGSAATGAHGAAGEIGHILVRPGGPRCGCGRTGCLEAVSSASAIGRRYAELSGAPTTAAEVADRAAAGEPLAVEVWQEAVEALADGLATGQALYDVSTVVLGGGLAQAGPRLFDPLRRALRERLTFHREPRLVAAGLGDEAGCLGAALLALDTLAKESR
- a CDS encoding SIS domain-containing protein yields the protein MAYVHAEIASQPDCWREAARLAPTVAERLPRPGERVAVVGCGTSWFMAMAYAGLREAAGHGETDAFQASEFPTGRHYDRLIAITRSGTTTEVLDLLTALRGRIPTTVLVGDPDSAAVATADATVALPFADERSVVQTRFATTALALLRAHLGEDLSRLAADAEVAVRAPLPIDPAGIEQVTFLGRGWTVGLAQEAALKCREAATFWAEAYPAMDYRHGPISVAAPGRLVWALGEIPDGLPEDVAATGAAFVHSRTHGWRTVLTSWSAGRNPVDPMADLILAQRFAVALATTRGLDPDAPRHLTRSVVLA